A stretch of the Papaver somniferum cultivar HN1 chromosome 6, ASM357369v1, whole genome shotgun sequence genome encodes the following:
- the LOC113286660 gene encoding putative F-box protein At3g10240, which translates to MNTRKDCIVDVVNDRNKSHFSRIDGHTLCEILVRLPVKSLLKAKRVCKRWGSVIRDPYFVGLHCTRSKIACPKLLIYIDRSIGRFLFSVDLLEGGVLLDQMKLELSFEDDPVQILNPVNGLVCFIRFMGKVLIYNPSTGDKTSWIESRVWLEKKRRNRPFYGFGFDSKTKEHKVVCLWHSYDSRYETGASDVCEVLTVGKNTWRQIHGLPPYKAYGESVYVNGVVYWLSTYNHFDSSRSADAKSIVAFDIGREKFRVILTPDFIADCRKSSFRMSNNSHDLLVIHGCVGLLDRRLIVDGDNKNVIKMWIFHDDHQEKSFTASNWTEETISIPLEWEQKLIRCYPKTCSELLFQAITGTNLIIMMPEQYGQRGGVFSLYCYDRKKKTLNFVEICTVRNGKGYLINEPVYRIYCGTFVESLYPVQQ; encoded by the coding sequence ATGAATACAAGGAAAGATTGTATTGTAGATGTCGTTAACGATCGCAATAAATCTCATTTTAGTCGAATTGATGGTCACACTTTGTGCGAAATACTAGTCCGACTCCCGGTGAAATCATTATTGAAGGCAAAGCGAGTTTGTAAACGTTGGGGTTCTGTAATTCGAGATCCATACTTTGTTGGCTTACACTGCACTCGATCAAAAATAGCTTGTCCCAAACTCCTCATCTATATTGATAGAAGCATTGGAAGGTTTTTGTTTTCGGTTGACTTGTTAGAAGGCGGAGTGCTCTTAGATCAGATGAAACTAGAGCTATCGTTTGAAGATGATCCAGTTCAAATTCTGAATCCTGTCAATGGTTTGGTGTGCTTCATTAGATTTATGGGTAAGGTTCTTATTTATAACCCCAGCACCGGAGACAAAACATCCTGGATTGAATCGAGGGTGTggctagaaaagaaaagaagaaatagaCCATTTTATGGATTTGGATTTGATTCCAAAACCAAGGAACACAAAGTGGTTTGCTTATGGCATTCATATGATAGTAGATATGAAACTGGTGCTAGTGATGTTTGCGAGGTTTTGACTGTCGGGAAAAATACATGGAGACAGATTCATGGCCTTCCACCTTACAAGGCCTACGGAGAATCTGTTTATGTGAATGGTGTCGTCTATTGGCTGAGTACTTACAACCATTTCGATTCGTCAAGGTCTGCTGATGCTAAATCCATAGTAGCATTTGATATTGGAAGAGAGAAATTTAGAGTGATACTCACCCCTGATTTCATTGCTGATTGTCGCAAGAGTTCCTTTAGGATGAGCAATAATTCTCATGATTTACTGGTAATTCATGGATGCGTCGGTCTGCTAGATAGAAGACTTATAGTTGATGGAGATAACAAAAATGTGATTAAGATGTGGATATTTCATGATGACCACCAAGAGAAGAGTTTCACTGCTTCTAATTGGACTGAAGAAACAATTTCAATCCCTCTGGAATGGGAACAAAAGTTGATTCGTTGTTATCCAAAAACGTGCTCAGAACTTTTGTTTCAAGCCATTACCGGTACCAACCTTATCATTATGATGCCTGAACAGTATGGACAACGAGGAGGTGTCTTCTCTCTTTATTGTTATGATAGGAAAAAGAAAACattgaattttgttgaaatctgtACCGTTAGGAACGGCAAGGGCTACCTCA